CAAAGCATTAGAAGTCTTATTAATTCTGCAGTTCTAGATCCAGATGTGAAGGGTGGGTTGAGATGGCCCTTGGGGAGGACATCTTCTGGAGGTAGATATTGCGTGGTGGGGGTTTGGCACACAATAGCTAAAGATTATAAAAGTTCGTCATTGAGGCTGAAAGTGAGACATGCTGATCGATATGATTTTAGAACTTCAACTGGGGAAGCTACAAGAGAGATAAATCTGAAACTGAAAAACATTGTC
This genomic stretch from Quercus robur chromosome 4, dhQueRobu3.1, whole genome shotgun sequence harbors:
- the LOC126720444 gene encoding uncharacterized protein LOC126720444 codes for the protein MVIDISCLDKNLDLRLMLSTKRILTALTDDEMQSIRSLINSAVLDPDVKGGLRWPLGRTSSGGRYCVVGVWHTIAKDYKSSSLRLKVRHADRYDFRTSTGEATREINLKLKNIVSLLQEQEVEVSLVSEMLKDHLRLIWDHFLCCEHFLS